Proteins encoded in a region of the Pseudomonas viciae genome:
- a CDS encoding MFS transporter produces the protein MAIGNFATPANTAQAGERPAPISSTLVALLAFCCGAVVANLYYAQPIVELIAPQIGLSSANASLIVSLTQLGYAVGLLLLVPLADLMENRRLVVGFTLVASLCLVAAGFTDSPSLFLLFSLLIGLTSVAVQILVPLAAHMAPEASRGRVVGNIMSGLLLGILLSRPLSSLLAQAVGWRGVFFSAAALMALIALVMAVALPRRMPTHQSSYGELIRSVFALARRHPSLRERSLYQGLLFASFSLFWTIVPIELIRQHGFSQAQVAMFALVGAVGAIAAPIAGRLADAGHGQRGTLAALILAPVALWLGALPGSGYLWLVVCAVLLDFAVQLNMVLGQREVYAIDPHSRARLNAVYMTSIFVGGALGSLIASPLYEQVGWNLSAAAIACVPGLALVLFLSRRHRKA, from the coding sequence ATGGCCATCGGCAACTTTGCAACTCCGGCAAATACGGCGCAGGCAGGCGAACGACCGGCTCCAATCTCCAGCACCCTGGTCGCCTTGCTGGCTTTCTGTTGTGGGGCCGTCGTCGCCAACCTCTACTACGCCCAGCCGATCGTCGAGCTGATCGCCCCGCAAATCGGCCTGTCCAGCGCCAACGCCAGCCTGATCGTTTCGCTGACCCAATTAGGCTATGCCGTGGGCCTGCTGCTGTTGGTGCCTTTGGCTGACTTGATGGAAAATCGCCGCCTGGTGGTGGGCTTCACGCTCGTCGCCAGCCTGTGCCTGGTAGCGGCAGGCTTCACCGACTCGCCTTCGTTGTTCCTGTTGTTCTCATTGCTGATAGGCCTCACTTCCGTGGCCGTGCAGATTCTCGTACCGCTGGCGGCGCACATGGCCCCTGAAGCAAGCCGTGGCCGTGTCGTTGGCAATATCATGAGCGGCTTGCTGCTGGGGATTCTGCTCTCACGCCCACTGTCGAGCCTGCTGGCACAGGCGGTCGGTTGGCGTGGTGTGTTCTTCAGCGCCGCAGCCCTGATGGCGTTGATTGCCTTGGTCATGGCCGTTGCCCTGCCACGGCGCATGCCAACCCATCAGTCCTCTTACGGCGAGTTGATCCGCTCGGTATTTGCCCTTGCGCGACGCCACCCAAGCCTGCGAGAGCGTTCCTTGTATCAAGGGTTGCTGTTCGCCAGCTTCAGCCTGTTCTGGACCATCGTGCCCATTGAACTGATTCGTCAACACGGTTTCAGCCAGGCGCAGGTCGCGATGTTTGCCTTGGTAGGGGCCGTTGGTGCGATCGCGGCCCCGATTGCCGGTCGATTGGCGGACGCCGGGCATGGCCAGCGTGGCACCCTCGCTGCGTTGATACTGGCCCCTGTTGCGTTGTGGTTGGGGGCCCTGCCAGGCAGTGGTTATCTCTGGCTGGTGGTGTGCGCGGTGCTGCTGGATTTTGCCGTGCAGCTCAACATGGTCCTCGGCCAGCGTGAGGTGTACGCCATCGATCCCCATAGCCGGGCGCGTCTGAATGCCGTGTACATGACCAGCATCTTTGTCGGCGGGGCCCTGGGTTCGTTGATCGCCAGCCCCCTGTATGAGCAGGTCGGGTGGAACCTGTCGGCGGCTGCGATCGCCTGTGTTCCAGGCTTGGCGTTGGTGCTGTTCCTAAGCCGTCGCCATCGCAAGGCTTGA
- a CDS encoding (2Fe-2S)-binding protein, which translates to MTQVTLNVNGSPHSLELEPDMPLLYALRNHLGLNGAKYGCGLGQCGACTVLVDDQPVFSCLTPCSGLENKHIRTVESLGTADRPGPLQRAFIETQAAQCGYCIAGMLMRAQALLERDPHPDEQTLREHMATNLCRCGTHLRIIDAISRVARPDRSAT; encoded by the coding sequence ATGACCCAAGTGACCCTCAACGTCAACGGCTCGCCCCATTCGCTGGAACTGGAGCCGGACATGCCGCTGCTGTACGCGCTGCGCAATCACCTGGGGCTCAACGGCGCCAAATACGGATGCGGCCTGGGTCAGTGCGGAGCCTGCACCGTGCTGGTCGATGACCAGCCCGTGTTCTCCTGCCTGACGCCCTGCTCCGGCCTGGAAAACAAGCACATCCGTACGGTCGAAAGCCTGGGCACGGCGGATCGTCCTGGCCCGTTGCAACGGGCCTTTATCGAGACCCAGGCCGCACAGTGCGGTTACTGCATCGCCGGCATGCTGATGCGCGCCCAGGCGTTGCTTGAGCGCGATCCCCATCCGGACGAACAGACCCTACGCGAGCACATGGCAACCAACTTGTGCCGTTGCGGAACCCATTTGCGCATCATCGACGC
- a CDS encoding c-type cytochrome, with protein sequence MKTKPLWVGAVVLALVGGIGAALLMWRPAIAPADAQSPFDSSQVHRGARVAEAGDCAVCHTRPGGQYLAGGLALVTPFGTLYSTNITPDIETGIGQWSLPAFQRAMREGVSRDGHLLYPAFPYAYYRRMTDEDIADVYAYLMSGPAVHAPAVQNRMNFPMNIRPLVSFWNLLFLHQQPLTPVAQQSATWNRGRYLVEGPGHCGGCHSPLNPLGAEKSNQHLAGGHVDGWEAPSLLGMASRRTFPWSSAQLARYLRAEVVEGHGTAAGPMRPVSLSLTNMPASDADAIAEYLLSLKAPAPSPVAPSIKPPSEVIGQTPGPLLFQSACAGCHGPAAPMRQIDGRPALDRTSALHATSARNFLKTVLEGVPATPGRPGPSMPPFAASLDNHQLAALAGFLREQAKPGQPWADLSSTIDELRQEAQ encoded by the coding sequence ATGAAAACCAAGCCGCTGTGGGTGGGCGCCGTCGTACTCGCCTTGGTGGGTGGAATAGGTGCCGCGTTGTTGATGTGGCGCCCGGCGATCGCTCCCGCCGACGCGCAATCACCATTCGATTCCAGCCAAGTGCACCGCGGTGCGCGGGTAGCCGAAGCCGGCGACTGCGCGGTCTGCCATACCCGTCCCGGCGGTCAGTACCTGGCCGGAGGATTGGCGCTGGTCACACCGTTCGGCACGCTCTATAGCACCAACATCACGCCGGATATCGAGACCGGGATTGGCCAGTGGTCATTGCCAGCGTTCCAGCGGGCGATGCGCGAGGGCGTTTCCCGGGACGGGCATTTGCTGTATCCCGCTTTCCCTTACGCGTACTACCGGCGCATGACCGACGAGGATATCGCGGACGTCTACGCCTACTTGATGAGTGGCCCCGCCGTACACGCACCAGCCGTGCAAAACCGGATGAACTTCCCGATGAACATCCGGCCATTGGTGTCGTTCTGGAACCTGCTGTTTCTGCATCAGCAACCCTTGACGCCCGTGGCCCAACAATCTGCAACCTGGAATCGTGGACGTTATCTGGTCGAAGGCCCTGGCCACTGTGGCGGCTGCCATTCGCCGCTCAATCCGTTGGGCGCGGAGAAATCCAACCAGCATCTTGCTGGAGGGCATGTAGACGGATGGGAGGCCCCTTCCCTGCTGGGTATGGCCAGCCGCCGGACATTCCCCTGGAGCAGCGCGCAACTGGCGCGCTACCTGCGGGCGGAGGTGGTCGAGGGCCATGGCACCGCCGCGGGACCGATGCGACCGGTCAGCCTCAGCCTGACCAACATGCCGGCCAGCGACGCCGACGCGATCGCCGAATATCTCCTGAGCCTCAAGGCCCCCGCGCCCAGCCCGGTCGCGCCCTCGATCAAACCTCCCAGCGAGGTGATCGGGCAAACGCCTGGCCCTCTACTGTTCCAGAGCGCCTGTGCAGGCTGCCATGGCCCGGCCGCGCCCATGCGCCAGATCGATGGGCGCCCTGCACTGGACCGCACATCGGCGCTGCATGCGACGAGCGCGCGCAACTTTCTCAAGACCGTGCTTGAAGGTGTGCCCGCCACCCCGGGGCGCCCCGGACCGAGCATGCCACCTTTCGCTGCCAGCCTCGACAACCACCAGCTCGCCGCCCTGGCCGGGTTCCTGCGCGAGCAGGCCAAGCCTGGCCAACCGTGGGCGGATCTTTCTTCCACTATTGATGAGTTACGTCAGGAGGCGCAATGA